In the Sandaracinus amylolyticus genome, GCGGCGATGCCCTCGTAGCGCCGCGCGACGCCGACGTGCACGTACTCGGTCGGGCGCACCACGACCTCGCCCGCGAACGCGCGCGCGTTGTTCTCGCGCCAGTGCGCGAGCACGCTCGGGCTCACGTCGAGATCGACGATGCGCTTGCCCGTCGCGTCGCCCCAGTGCTCCTTCGCGGTCGAGTTGATCAGCACGTAGCGCTCGTCGCGATCGAGGATCCAGAAGTCGAAGGGCAGGCTCTCGATCGCGGTCTCGAGGCGCGCCTCGGACTCGACGAGGCGCGCCTCGGTGCGGCGTCGCTCCGCGATCTCGGCGCCCAGCTCGGCGTTGGCGCGCTCGAGCTCCTCGGTGCGCGCGGCGACCCGCGCCTCGAGCTCGTCGCGCATCCCCGCGAGCTCGCGCTCGCTCTGACGTCGTGCCCACTCCGCGCTCGCCAGCACGAGCGTCGGCATCGCGAGCGCGAAGACCAGCGCGTCGACCTCGAGCAGCGCGAGATCGAGCGGCACCTCACCGAGCGGCTGCCGCCCACGCGCGAGCGCGACCACCACGCCGAGCCACGCCAACATCGCGGCGATGCCCGCGTCGCGCGGCCCGAGGCGATATGCGATCGCGACGAAGATCGGCAGGAGCACGTAGGGCGCGCGCACGCCCGGGCCGATCCCGAGCGGCGCGAAGAGCACCTCGATCGCGATCAGCAGCACGAGCACGTACGCGGCACGCTCGAGGCGCGGCACGTCGAACGCGAGCCGCGCGCGGAACGCGAGCACGATCGGCACGACCAGCGTCACGCCCATGAAGTCGCCGAGCCACCACGTGAGCCACGTGCGCGCGATCCCGCCCCCGGCGCCGAGCGCGTGCACCGTGATCGTCCCGACCGTCGCCGCGACGACGCACGCGTGCCCCGCGCACGCGACGAGCAGCCCGACGCTGCGCGGCGTGCGCAGCGCATCGAGCCCGCGCGCGAAGCGGAGCACGAGCACGCGTCCGACCAGCGCCTGCACCGTCGAGCCCGCGCCGATCGCGGTGCTCGCGAGGATCAGTCCGGTGCTCGACACGCCCTCGCGCGCGTAGAAGCACGCGTTGAGCAGCGCAGCGCCGGCGAAGATCCCCGGCCACGCGCGCGCTCCGAGCACGAGCATCGCGGCGAGCGCGATCCCCGAGGGCAGCCACACCGGAGAGACGTTGCGCGGCGTGCTCGCGAGCGCGATCCCGAGCCACCCCGTCGCGACGTAGATCGCCGCGAGACCGGAGAGCGTGAGCAGGCTCCGCCCGTGAGCTCGCATCGCCCTGGAGGATGTACCCACACGGAGGCGCTTGTCGCGTTCCTCTTTCGTGTAGGGCGGTGTGCTTACGACCGTGGCGAAACGCCGCGATCTAGCCGGTCACCAGCATCCAGACGAACGCGCTCGCGGCAGCGAGCTGCATCGCCTGGAACCGCACCTCGCGCTTCTTCAGCTCGTGCCACACCCGCGCGAGCACCAGCATCGCGACGAAGA is a window encoding:
- a CDS encoding MASE1 domain-containing protein: MRAHGRSLLTLSGLAAIYVATGWLGIALASTPRNVSPVWLPSGIALAAMLVLGARAWPGIFAGAALLNACFYAREGVSSTGLILASTAIGAGSTVQALVGRVLVLRFARGLDALRTPRSVGLLVACAGHACVVAATVGTITVHALGAGGGIARTWLTWWLGDFMGVTLVVPIVLAFRARLAFDVPRLERAAYVLVLLIAIEVLFAPLGIGPGVRAPYVLLPIFVAIAYRLGPRDAGIAAMLAWLGVVVALARGRQPLGEVPLDLALLEVDALVFALAMPTLVLASAEWARRQSERELAGMRDELEARVAARTEELERANAELGAEIAERRRTEARLVESEARLETAIESLPFDFWILDRDERYVLINSTAKEHWGDATGKRIVDLDVSPSVLAHWRENNARAFAGEVVVRPTEYVHVGVARRYEGIAAPIRVGDRVVGVLGVNVDVTERVRLTEQLVRAQKVETVGRLAGGIAHDFNNLLTIIGSASEAIARRAPERSIDAELATSILEATRQAAELTRRLLLFAGRQPADERVAPLDDLLATSLGLLRPLFAASVAVRFEHGATIAVRFDPTRLGQILVNLAMNARDAMPDGGAFTVRTYDCDIAETCCELWIDAPPAPGRYAVLEVSDTGAGMSDEVRQNAFEPFFTTKGATRGSGLGLASVHGIVRQAGGAIALESAPGRGTTFRIVLPAASTTSARATARLTAARRTSDESAERSTVLLVEDDPGVRRTIARLLADQGHRVLGAHDVASARDIAAREAFDVLISDVVMPGESGPSLARELREARPDLPVLFVSAYAEKDTEGVDAPLLEKPFTADALGRAVASVLPRALSGNAPCRDEHHS